A portion of the Pseudomonas synxantha BG33R genome contains these proteins:
- a CDS encoding RHS repeat-associated core domain-containing protein, whose translation MSASLHRNTPSLAAFDPRGLTVRSVAYLRATPQAEPTARVRRQVYGASGLMLEQWDPRLHTLKSREPLIEANQVSVYSLSGTLIRNHDVDAGMRLMLAAPSGQLLQAWDGRGAYQRHDYDDLQRPVAVFEQAADEERPRCVERLVYATPTSEHRALNRSGRLVCHADPAGAQVFEAYGMTGRVLRQTRRFREAPGDVDWPLAQADQDQQLDGERYTTLWTFDALGGTLEQVDAKGNGRHFAYGLDGQTKHIHLALKSGARKTVIERYDYNAAGQVEAALLGNGVSSLAAYRAEDGRMHRLMAYRKNERATPLQDLNYGYDPVGNISALQDQSQPTKWSHNTQVEASCRYEYDSLYQLTQATGRESAAATIGPALPARILFGSTDAGLWRNYTQHYAYDEGGNLTRLRHVPSSGVGYTRDMQVAIGSNRALSSEHLAGELAQGFDANGNQQRLGRGVPMVWNVRNQLSRVTSVVRDGADSDEETYVYAGDGQRALKLTHQQVAGSRQTARVYYLPGLEIRQRPLRRLNVLRLDVARCAVEILQWELGLDEGADDEALRFCLTDQQSSHGLELGEQAELLSQESYFPYGGTAWWASRNAVEGSYKTRRYSGKERDGSGLYYYGFRYYAPWLQRWISPDPVGGGTQLNPYLMAFNNPVTFVDSMGLQPTDMENPQIQDEIILILVLALLGLGAGALLGDARVGAAVGALVGGLLVGTDRFITYQSMQPQALASAAQQLEENFARAVSETAIAAAEDAGLSHEETERLVNFAYARRHGEEGITLMVHRRQGTLRGYVGPVDEAGDLERALGGNRNPMPELKRMGYGVIVLRSPAREPAAASGQQAGPSAFEVGVTTQVAGSSRARGGRQAQAQVPLVAPAAARATAPQMEFDTARLVDTQLSGRERRSIALTLSHLREGRFGAVHWHAHRDQLWSADLHGYAAARGRGAYRLMFSHLGGQRYRVEGVRNPHR comes from the coding sequence ATGTCTGCTTCACTTCATCGAAATACGCCCTCGCTTGCGGCATTCGACCCCCGTGGGTTGACGGTCCGCAGTGTCGCTTATCTGCGCGCTACCCCCCAGGCTGAGCCGACGGCCCGTGTCAGGCGTCAAGTCTATGGGGCCAGCGGCCTGATGCTTGAGCAGTGGGACCCTCGTCTGCATACCCTTAAATCGCGTGAACCATTGATCGAGGCGAATCAGGTGTCGGTGTACAGCCTGTCCGGTACGCTGATCCGCAACCACGATGTGGACGCCGGCATGCGGCTGATGCTGGCGGCGCCATCCGGGCAACTGTTGCAGGCCTGGGACGGTAGGGGGGCCTATCAGCGCCACGACTACGATGACTTGCAGCGTCCGGTGGCGGTGTTCGAACAAGCGGCCGACGAAGAGCGACCCCGCTGTGTCGAACGCCTGGTATATGCCACCCCAACATCTGAGCACCGCGCCCTTAACCGCAGTGGCCGTCTGGTGTGCCATGCCGACCCGGCTGGCGCCCAGGTGTTCGAAGCCTATGGGATGACCGGGCGAGTGCTTCGGCAGACGCGGCGATTTCGCGAGGCGCCGGGCGATGTTGACTGGCCGCTTGCTCAGGCCGATCAGGACCAGCAGTTGGACGGCGAGCGTTACACCACACTTTGGACATTTGATGCACTCGGCGGCACGTTGGAACAGGTCGACGCCAAGGGTAATGGTCGGCACTTTGCCTATGGGTTGGACGGACAGACGAAACATATTCACCTCGCCTTGAAAAGTGGCGCGCGCAAGACCGTGATAGAGCGCTACGACTACAATGCTGCCGGTCAGGTGGAGGCGGCCCTGCTGGGCAATGGCGTGAGCAGCCTCGCCGCCTATCGGGCCGAGGATGGCCGTATGCACCGGCTGATGGCGTACCGCAAAAATGAGCGGGCGACGCCATTACAGGATTTGAATTACGGATATGACCCGGTGGGAAATATTTCAGCCCTGCAGGATCAGTCGCAACCGACGAAATGGAGCCACAACACGCAAGTGGAGGCTTCATGCCGCTATGAATACGACTCGCTGTACCAACTGACTCAGGCGACGGGCCGGGAAAGTGCCGCCGCCACCATCGGCCCGGCGCTGCCTGCACGTATTTTGTTCGGTTCCACCGATGCCGGTTTATGGCGCAACTACACCCAGCACTACGCCTATGACGAGGGGGGCAACCTGACCCGGTTGCGCCATGTGCCGTCCAGTGGCGTCGGTTACACGCGCGATATGCAGGTCGCCATTGGCAGTAACCGCGCGTTGTCTAGCGAGCATCTGGCTGGCGAGTTGGCGCAGGGTTTTGACGCCAACGGCAATCAGCAACGGCTGGGGCGTGGTGTACCGATGGTGTGGAACGTGCGTAATCAGTTGTCCAGGGTCACGTCAGTTGTGCGTGACGGCGCTGACTCGGATGAGGAAACTTATGTGTATGCAGGCGACGGCCAGCGTGCGCTCAAGCTCACGCACCAGCAGGTTGCCGGCAGTCGACAAACAGCGCGTGTCTATTACCTGCCAGGCCTGGAAATTCGCCAGCGGCCATTGCGTCGATTGAATGTATTGCGCCTTGACGTAGCGCGCTGCGCGGTGGAGATCTTGCAATGGGAGCTGGGACTTGATGAGGGGGCTGACGATGAAGCCCTGCGTTTTTGCCTGACCGATCAGCAGTCGAGCCATGGGTTGGAGTTGGGCGAACAGGCCGAGTTATTGAGTCAGGAGAGTTATTTCCCGTATGGGGGGACAGCGTGGTGGGCATCGCGCAACGCGGTGGAGGGCAGTTACAAAACCCGTCGATATTCAGGCAAGGAGCGTGACGGCAGCGGTTTGTATTACTACGGTTTCCGCTATTACGCCCCATGGTTGCAGCGCTGGATAAGCCCCGACCCTGTTGGGGGAGGGACGCAGCTGAATCCTTATCTCATGGCGTTCAACAACCCGGTCACGTTCGTTGATTCAATGGGGTTGCAGCCTACCGACATGGAAAACCCTCAGATACAGGACGAGATCATACTCATCCTGGTTCTGGCCTTGCTGGGCCTGGGGGCGGGAGCGTTGCTGGGCGATGCGAGGGTGGGGGCTGCCGTGGGGGCTCTGGTGGGAGGCCTGCTGGTTGGTACCGACCGCTTCATTACCTATCAAAGCATGCAGCCGCAGGCCCTGGCCAGCGCAGCGCAACAACTGGAAGAAAATTTCGCCAGGGCCGTTTCGGAGACGGCGATTGCTGCGGCGGAGGATGCGGGGCTGAGTCACGAAGAAACGGAGCGGCTGGTGAATTTTGCCTACGCGCGCCGTCATGGTGAAGAAGGCATTACCCTTATGGTCCATCGGCGTCAGGGGACCCTCCGTGGCTACGTGGGGCCTGTGGACGAGGCGGGAGACCTGGAACGCGCACTGGGGGGGAATCGTAACCCGATGCCGGAGTTGAAACGCATGGGCTATGGCGTGATAGTGCTGCGAAGTCCGGCACGTGAGCCCGCTGCCGCGAGCGGTCAGCAGGCGGGGCCGAGCGCGTTCGAGGTTGGGGTGACCACACAGGTGGCTGGCTCAAGTCGCGCACGCGGTGGTCGGCAAGCACAGGCGCAGGTGCCGTTGGTGGCGCCGGCGGCAGCGAGAGCCACTGCCCCGCAAATGGAGTTCGATACCGCGAGGCTTGTAGATACCCAACTATCGGGCCGCGAGCGCCGCAGTATTGCCCTTACCCTCAGCCACTTGCGTGAAGGGCGTTTTGGCGCGGTTCATTGGCATGCTCACAGAGACCAACTATGGTCCGCTGATTTGCACGGCTACGCCGCTGCTCGTGGACGCGGTGCCTATCGTTTGATGTTCAGCCATCTCGGCGGCCAGCGTTACCGAGTGGAAGGGGTACGTAACCCACATCGCTGA